The following proteins are co-located in the Spinactinospora alkalitolerans genome:
- a CDS encoding LLM class F420-dependent oxidoreductase has product MEFGVSTFVTDEGIGPAALGRALEERGFESLFVAEHSHIPVSRETPLPEGGELPRKYYRTLDPFVVLSAAATATERLVLGTGIALLVERDPIMTAKEAASVDRVSGGRFVLGVGSGWNREEMRNHGTDPATRVSLLGERVKAIKRIWTEDEAEFHGDFVDFDPIYAWPKPVRRPHLPVLVGGEGRTVLDRVLDYGDGWFPRWKGEAEPLVSAIAEFRERCAREGREQLPVTVFGVPETREAIAAAAGLDAERVLVNLPTEPEDETLKRLDDIAVMIDEAR; this is encoded by the coding sequence ATGGAATTCGGTGTTTCGACGTTTGTCACTGACGAGGGGATCGGCCCGGCGGCCCTCGGCCGCGCCCTGGAGGAGCGGGGGTTCGAGTCGCTGTTCGTGGCCGAGCACAGCCACATCCCGGTGAGCCGGGAGACGCCCCTCCCCGAGGGCGGTGAGCTGCCGCGCAAGTACTACCGCACGCTCGACCCGTTCGTGGTGCTGTCCGCGGCGGCGACGGCCACCGAGCGCCTCGTGCTGGGCACCGGGATCGCGCTGCTGGTGGAGCGCGACCCGATCATGACGGCGAAGGAGGCCGCCTCGGTCGACCGGGTCAGCGGCGGGCGGTTCGTGCTCGGCGTGGGTTCAGGCTGGAACCGGGAGGAGATGCGCAACCACGGCACCGACCCGGCCACGCGGGTGTCGCTGCTCGGGGAGCGGGTCAAGGCGATCAAGCGGATCTGGACCGAGGACGAGGCGGAGTTCCACGGCGACTTCGTGGACTTCGACCCGATCTACGCCTGGCCCAAGCCGGTGCGGCGGCCGCACCTCCCGGTCCTCGTCGGCGGCGAGGGCCGCACCGTCCTGGACCGGGTGCTGGACTACGGCGACGGCTGGTTCCCCCGCTGGAAGGGCGAGGCCGAGCCGCTGGTGTCGGCCATCGCCGAGTTCCGCGAGCGCTGCGCGCGGGAGGGGCGGGAGCAGCTCCCGGTGACCGTGTTCGGCGTACCCGAGACCCGCGAGGCAATCGCCGCCGCTGCCGGGCTCGACGCCGAGCGGGTGCTGGTCAACCTG